From the genome of Cedecea lapagei, one region includes:
- the tdh gene encoding L-threonine 3-dehydrogenase has product MKALAKLKAEEGIWMTDAPRPEMGHNDLLIKIRKTAICGTDVHIYNWDEWSQKTIPVPMVVGHEYVGEVVGIGQEVKGFKIGDRVSGEGHITCGHCRNCRAGRTHLCRNTTGVGVNRPGCFAEYLVIPAFNAFKIPDNISDDLASIFDPFGNAVHTALSFDLVGEDVLVSGAGPIGIMAAAVAKHVGARNVVITDVNEYRLELAREMGITRAVNVSKESLQDVMHELGMTEGFDVGLEMSGAPPAFRTMLDTMNHGGRIAMLGIPPSDMSIDWTKVIFKGLFIKGIYGREMFETWYKMAALIQSGLDLSPIITHRFSIDEFQKGFDAMRSGQSGKVILSWD; this is encoded by the coding sequence ATGAAAGCATTAGCAAAACTGAAGGCGGAAGAAGGTATCTGGATGACGGATGCCCCCAGGCCGGAAATGGGTCATAACGATCTGCTGATCAAAATTCGTAAAACGGCGATTTGCGGTACCGACGTCCATATTTACAACTGGGACGAATGGTCGCAAAAAACTATCCCTGTCCCGATGGTGGTGGGCCACGAATACGTGGGGGAAGTGGTTGGCATTGGCCAGGAAGTCAAAGGCTTCAAGATTGGCGATCGTGTTTCCGGCGAAGGGCACATTACCTGCGGCCACTGCCGCAATTGCCGTGCAGGCCGCACTCATCTTTGCCGCAACACGACCGGCGTTGGTGTAAACCGCCCTGGCTGTTTTGCAGAATACCTGGTGATCCCTGCGTTTAACGCCTTCAAAATTCCGGACAATATCTCAGACGACCTGGCTTCCATTTTCGACCCGTTCGGCAACGCAGTGCACACAGCGCTTTCGTTCGATCTGGTGGGCGAAGATGTGCTGGTGTCTGGCGCAGGTCCCATCGGGATCATGGCTGCGGCAGTCGCGAAGCACGTTGGCGCTCGTAACGTGGTGATTACCGATGTGAACGAATACCGCCTCGAGCTGGCGCGCGAAATGGGCATCACCCGCGCGGTTAACGTCAGCAAAGAGAGCCTGCAGGACGTAATGCATGAGCTGGGGATGACTGAAGGGTTTGACGTGGGGCTGGAAATGTCCGGCGCGCCTCCGGCGTTCCGCACCATGCTGGACACCATGAACCACGGCGGTCGTATTGCTATGCTGGGGATCCCACCGTCCGATATGTCTATCGACTGGACCAAAGTTATCTTTAAGGGGCTGTTTATTAAGGGTATCTACGGGCGTGAGATGTTTGAGACCTGGTATAAGATGGCTGCGCTGATTCAGTCGGGTCTGGATCTGTCTCCGATCATCACCCACCGTTTCTCCATCGATGAGTTCCAGAAAGGCTTTGACGCGATGCGCTCCGGGCAATCCGGCAAAGTTATCCTGAGCTGGGATTAA
- the kbl gene encoding glycine C-acetyltransferase — MREDFYKQLTSQLETARAEGLFKEERIITSAQNADITVADGSHVINFCANNYLGLANHPQLIEAAKQGMDKHGFGMASVRFICGTQDSHKTLEGKLAEFLGTDDAILYSSCFDANGGLFETLLGPEDAIISDALNHASIIDGVRLCKAQRYRYANNDMKELEARLKEARAAGARHVMIATDGVFSMDGVIANLQGVCDLADKYNALVMVDDSHAVGFVGANGRGTHEYCDVMDRVDIITGTLGKALGGASGGYTAGRKEVIEWLRQRSRPYLFSNSLAPAIVSASIKVLEMLASGEELRERLWSNARLFREKMSAAGFTLAGADHAIIPVMLGEAVVAQNFARELQKEGIYVTGFFYPVVPKGQARIRTQMSAAHTPEQIERAVDAFTRIGKQLGVIA, encoded by the coding sequence ATGCGCGAAGATTTTTACAAGCAGTTGACCTCCCAGCTCGAGACGGCTCGTGCGGAAGGGTTATTTAAAGAAGAGCGTATTATCACCTCCGCCCAGAATGCGGATATCACTGTCGCCGACGGCAGCCACGTTATCAACTTCTGCGCCAATAACTATCTGGGCCTTGCAAACCACCCGCAGCTGATTGAAGCGGCGAAGCAGGGGATGGACAAACACGGCTTTGGTATGGCTTCGGTGCGCTTTATCTGCGGTACTCAGGACAGCCACAAGACACTGGAGGGCAAGCTGGCGGAATTCCTCGGGACGGACGATGCGATTCTCTACTCCTCCTGCTTTGACGCCAACGGAGGCCTGTTTGAAACCCTGCTTGGCCCTGAAGACGCCATTATTTCCGACGCGCTGAACCATGCCTCGATTATCGACGGCGTTCGCCTGTGTAAAGCGCAGCGCTATCGCTATGCCAACAACGACATGAAGGAGCTGGAGGCTCGACTGAAAGAGGCTCGTGCTGCCGGGGCTCGCCACGTGATGATCGCCACCGACGGTGTGTTTTCGATGGACGGCGTGATAGCCAACCTGCAGGGCGTTTGTGACCTGGCAGATAAATACAATGCGCTGGTGATGGTAGATGATTCTCACGCCGTGGGCTTTGTGGGTGCCAACGGGCGCGGTACGCACGAATATTGCGATGTTATGGATCGCGTTGACATTATCACCGGTACGCTCGGCAAAGCGCTGGGTGGCGCTTCCGGCGGCTATACCGCAGGTCGCAAAGAAGTTATCGAGTGGCTGCGCCAGCGCTCGCGTCCATATCTGTTCTCTAACTCACTGGCTCCCGCCATTGTTTCCGCCTCGATTAAGGTCCTGGAGATGCTGGCGTCAGGTGAAGAGCTGCGCGAGCGTCTGTGGTCAAACGCCCGCCTGTTCCGTGAAAAAATGAGTGCCGCAGGGTTCACGCTTGCCGGCGCCGACCACGCGATTATTCCGGTGATGCTGGGCGAAGCGGTTGTGGCGCAGAACTTCGCGCGCGAGCTGCAAAAAGAAGGGATTTACGTCACCGGTTTCTTTTACCCGGTGGTGCCAAAAGGTCAGGCGCGTATTCGTACCCAAATGTCGGCGGCGCATACCCCTGAGCAAATTGAACGTGCGGTCGATGCGTTTACCCGCATTGGTAAGCAATTAGGCGTTATCGCTTAA